The following are from one region of the Juglans regia cultivar Chandler chromosome 10, Walnut 2.0, whole genome shotgun sequence genome:
- the LOC109008297 gene encoding monogalactosyldiacylglycerol synthase 2, chloroplastic-like, with amino-acid sequence MDASVATPRKSSITEMFQKVGGYRLGRNSSHRRCSKECDYDYDEDGTVELVQIGAERTKNVLILMSDTGGGHRASAEAIRNAFQIEFGDEYRIFVKDVWKEYTGWPLNDMERSYKFMVKHVQLWKVAFHSTYPRWIHNCYLAAIAAYYAKEVEAGLMEYRPDIIISVHPLMQHIPLWVLNKQGLQKKVIFVTVITDLNSCHPTWFHPGVNRCYCPSQEVAKRALLDGLEESQIRVFGLPIRPSFARAVLSKDQLRNELEMDPHLPAVLLMGGGEGMGPVKKTALALGESLFDKDLGKPIGQLIIICGRNATLATTLETEKWTIPVKVRGFETQMEKWMGACDCIITKAGPGTIAEALIRGLPIVLNDYIPGQEKGNVPYVVDNGAGVFTRSPNETARIVTEWFSTKKDELQRMSENALKLAQPEAVFNIVKDINELVCQRGPLANIPYILTSSFTNLI; translated from the exons ATGGACGCCTCCGTGGCGACGCCGAGAAAGTCGTCGATAACGGAGATGTTCCAGAAGGTTGGCGGGTACCGCCTTGGGAGAAACAGCAGCCACAGGAGGTGCTCAAAAGAGTGCGACTACGATTATGACGAGGACGGCACCGTGGAGCTAGTGCAGATCGGAGCTGAGAGGACCAAAAACGTTCTGATTCTCATGAGTGACACCGGCGGAGGACACAGGGCCTCGGCTGAGGCCATCCGCAACGCCTTTCAGATTGAGTTCGGGGACGAATACAGG ATTTTTGTGAAAGATGTTTGGAAAGAGTACACCGGCTGGCCTTTGAACGACATGGAGAGATCATACAAGTTCATGGTGAAACATGTACAGTTATGGAAGGTTGCTTTTCACAGTACCTATCCCCGATGGATACACAACTGCTATCTTGCCGCCATTGCCGCTTACTATGCCAA GGAGGTGGAGGCTGGTCTAATGGAGTACAGGCCGGATATAATCATTAGTGTCCATCCTTTGATGCAGCATATTCCTTTGTGGGTTCTTAACAAGCAAGGCCTCCAGAAGAAAGTGATTTTTGTCACTGTCATCACAGACCTAAATTCTTGCCATCCTACTTG GTTTCACCCTGGGGTTAATAGATGCTATTGCCCATCACAGGAGGTAGCCAAGAGAGCTCTACTTGATGGTCTTGAAGAGTCTCAAATCCGTGTTTTTGGCTTACCCATACGACCTTCTTTTGCCCGTGCAGTTCTTTCCAAG GATCAGTTGAGAAACGAACTTGAGATGGACCCTCACTTGCCTGCAGTTTTGTTAATGGGAGGTGGTGAAGGGATGGGACCTGTTAAGAAAACTGCTTTGGCGCTTGGGGAATCACTTTTTGATAAAGATCTTGGAAAACCTATTGggcaattaattattatatgtggCCGTAATGCAACCTTAGCCACTACACTTGAAACTGAGAAGTGGACGATCCCAGTAAAG GTGAGAGGGTTTGAGACCCAAATGGAAAAATGGATGGGGGCTTGTGACTGCATAATTACGAAA GCTGGACCTGGTACAATTGCTGAGGCATTGATCAGGGGGCTTCCTATTGTTCTCAATGACTACATCCCTGGACAA GAAAAGGGCAATGTACCCTATGTTGTAGACAATGGTGCTGGTGTCTTCACTCGAAGTCCTAATGAAACAGCAAGAATTGTGACCGAATGGTTCAGCACCAAGAAAGATGAACTCCAGAGAATGTCAGAGAATGCTCTTAAACTAGCACAACCTGAAGCTGTCTTCAACATTGTGAAGGACATCAATGAGCTTGTTTGCCAACGTGGGCCTCTAGCCAATATCCCCTACATATTAACATCATCATTCACAAACCTCATTTAA